In Micrococcus luteus NCTC 2665, a single window of DNA contains:
- a CDS encoding ISL3 family transposase has translation MLHPTFATPDLTTFCRLDELGLVAVGQLIEPDRATIECRVVEDDPWCRKCGVEGVPRDTVTRRLAHEPFGHRPTTLLVRVRRYRCGHCRRTWRQDMTRAAAPRAKISRGGLEWALRGIVIDHLTVTRVAAGLGVSWSAANAAVLAEGKRRLIDDPARFDGVTTIGVDEHVWRHTRLGDKYVTVIIDLTPARNKTGPARLLDMVEGRSKAVFKQWLAARPADWAKRIEVVAMDGFAGFKTAAAEELPDAVPVMDPFHVVRLAGDALDVCRRRVQQDTTGHRGLKGDPLYKARRTLHTGASLLTDRQRARLDAVFASEEHIEVEATWGIYQRIVAAYREPDKKKAKAMMQEVIATISSGVPAALVEVRKLGRTMKQRAGDILAFFDRPGTSNGPTEAINGRLEHLRGSALGFRNLTHYIARSLLEAGGFRPALHPRS, from the coding sequence GTGCTCCACCCTACTTTCGCGACCCCTGACCTGACCACGTTCTGCCGCCTTGACGAGCTCGGCCTCGTCGCCGTCGGCCAGCTGATCGAGCCGGATCGGGCCACGATCGAATGCCGCGTCGTCGAGGACGACCCGTGGTGTCGGAAGTGCGGTGTCGAGGGCGTGCCGCGGGACACGGTCACGCGTCGACTGGCGCACGAGCCGTTCGGGCACCGGCCGACGACCCTGCTGGTGCGGGTGCGCCGGTACCGGTGCGGACACTGCCGGCGCACGTGGCGGCAGGACATGACGCGGGCAGCGGCGCCGCGTGCGAAGATCTCCCGCGGCGGCCTGGAGTGGGCGCTGCGGGGCATCGTCATCGACCACCTCACCGTCACCCGCGTCGCCGCAGGTCTCGGGGTGTCCTGGAGTGCCGCGAACGCCGCCGTCCTCGCGGAAGGCAAGCGGCGCCTGATCGACGACCCCGCCCGGTTCGACGGGGTCACCACGATCGGTGTCGACGAGCACGTCTGGCGACACACGAGGCTGGGCGACAAGTACGTCACCGTGATCATCGACCTCACCCCCGCGAGGAACAAGACCGGGCCGGCGAGGCTGCTGGACATGGTCGAGGGCCGCTCCAAGGCGGTGTTCAAGCAGTGGCTCGCCGCCCGCCCTGCGGACTGGGCGAAGCGGATCGAGGTGGTCGCGATGGACGGCTTCGCCGGGTTCAAGACCGCTGCCGCCGAGGAACTCCCCGACGCCGTCCCCGTCATGGACCCGTTCCACGTGGTCCGCCTCGCCGGCGACGCGCTGGATGTCTGCCGGCGTCGGGTCCAGCAAGACACCACCGGTCACCGCGGGCTCAAGGGCGACCCGCTCTACAAAGCCCGCCGCACCCTGCACACCGGGGCGAGCCTGCTCACCGACCGGCAGCGGGCACGCCTGGACGCAGTGTTCGCGAGCGAGGAGCACATCGAGGTCGAGGCGACCTGGGGCATCTACCAGCGCATCGTCGCGGCCTACCGGGAGCCCGACAAGAAGAAAGCGAAGGCGATGATGCAGGAGGTGATCGCTACGATCAGCAGCGGCGTTCCCGCGGCGCTCGTCGAGGTCCGCAAGCTCGGCCGGACCATGAAGCAGCGGGCGGGCGACATCCTCGCGTTCTTCGACCGCCCCGGCACCAGCAACGGCCCGACCGAGGCCATCAACGGGCGGCTCGAACACCTCCGCGGCTCCGCCCTCGGCTTCCGCAACCTCACCCACTACATCGCTCGGTCACTGCTCGAAGCCGGAGGGTTCAGACCCGCGCTACACCCTCGTTCGTGA
- a CDS encoding AMP-binding protein — MTERTGQAHEAGTIDRLMAGWVADVETPDACAAHLLCDRWPADAVAFRFVAEDMSAVDLTFGELADRSRRLATGLAARGVTRGDRVPVMISKREELVITLLALWRLGAVHVPLFTAFAAGAARMRIEGAAARLVVAEPRQAEKLTDIPGIEIIRTGPEWDALADSAPLGEDVAVGGDGPIALLFTSGTTGRPKGVPVPLRAAAAFAVYLTCAVDLRPEDLFWNAADHGWAYGLYYGIVGTLMLGATSVQYRGAFSPATMVEVIRSQDVTNLAGAPTMFRALAKAGEVTEDAPLRLRRVSTAGEPLPPTVLEWGRTALGTEIRDHYGQTELGMVICTLAHPELAAPPRPGSMGVPLPGIAAQIRDGQIAIDAASPLFWFPGYLGEPEKTAERFTPDGRWYLTGDTARQDDDGWFFFSSRDDDVILAAGYRIGPFDVESVLIDHPRVQEVAVVGLPDPEGVRGEEVVAFVVPAGAVADPDALAAELQAKVALHERGCSRLSASVAG; from the coding sequence ATGACGGAACGGACCGGGCAGGCCCACGAGGCCGGGACGATCGACCGGCTGATGGCCGGGTGGGTCGCCGACGTCGAGACCCCGGACGCCTGCGCCGCCCACCTGCTCTGCGACCGCTGGCCGGCCGACGCCGTGGCGTTCCGGTTCGTGGCGGAGGACATGTCCGCCGTCGACCTCACCTTCGGCGAGCTGGCCGACCGCTCCCGCCGCCTCGCCACCGGCCTCGCCGCCCGCGGCGTCACGCGCGGCGACCGAGTCCCCGTGATGATCTCCAAACGGGAGGAGCTCGTCATCACGCTGCTGGCCCTGTGGCGGCTCGGCGCCGTGCACGTGCCGCTGTTCACCGCGTTCGCCGCGGGCGCCGCCCGGATGCGCATCGAGGGCGCGGCGGCGCGGCTCGTCGTCGCCGAACCCCGCCAGGCCGAGAAGCTCACGGACATCCCCGGCATCGAGATCATCCGCACCGGCCCGGAGTGGGACGCGCTCGCGGACTCCGCGCCGCTGGGCGAGGACGTCGCCGTCGGCGGGGACGGGCCGATCGCCCTGCTGTTCACCTCCGGCACCACCGGCCGCCCCAAGGGGGTGCCCGTGCCGCTGCGCGCGGCCGCCGCGTTCGCCGTCTACCTCACGTGCGCGGTGGACCTGCGCCCCGAGGACCTGTTCTGGAACGCGGCCGACCACGGCTGGGCGTACGGGCTGTACTACGGGATCGTCGGCACGCTGATGCTCGGGGCGACCTCGGTGCAGTACCGCGGCGCCTTCTCCCCGGCGACCATGGTCGAGGTGATCCGCTCGCAGGACGTCACGAACCTCGCCGGCGCCCCCACGATGTTCCGCGCGCTGGCCAAGGCCGGGGAGGTCACCGAGGACGCCCCGCTGCGGCTGCGGCGCGTGTCCACGGCGGGGGAGCCGCTGCCGCCGACCGTGCTCGAATGGGGCCGGACGGCCCTCGGCACCGAGATCCGCGACCACTACGGCCAGACCGAGCTGGGCATGGTCATCTGCACCCTCGCGCACCCCGAGCTGGCCGCGCCGCCCCGCCCGGGTTCGATGGGTGTGCCCCTGCCGGGGATCGCCGCCCAGATCCGGGACGGGCAGATCGCGATCGACGCGGCCTCGCCCCTGTTCTGGTTCCCCGGCTACCTCGGGGAGCCGGAGAAGACCGCGGAGCGCTTCACCCCGGACGGCCGCTGGTACCTGACCGGGGACACCGCCCGGCAGGACGACGACGGCTGGTTCTTCTTCTCCTCCCGGGACGACGACGTGATCCTCGCCGCCGGGTACCGGATCGGCCCGTTCGACGTGGAGTCCGTGCTCATCGACCACCCGCGGGTGCAGGAGGTCGCCGTCGTCGGCCTGCCGGACCCGGAGGGGGTGCGCGGCGAGGAGGTCGTGGCGTTCGTGGTGCCCGCCGGGGCCGTCGCGGACCCGGACGCCCTGGCGGCCGAGCTGCAGGCGAAGGTGGCTCTTCACGAACGAGGGTGTAGTCGGTTGAGCGCGTCGGTGGCCGGGTAG
- a CDS encoding GNAT family N-acetyltransferase, which yields MTDLDPATPRPSGTRADAPPRTDVALRPVAADDADFLWTWIHGAEDPEWKSWDAPYFHAADTAAPPSRADFDADHARRRVGDPDVRVVTVDGTPVGLVTRTEQHPAGAGWWELGILLFDPTTWGRGVGRAALTLWSDASFAETDAHLLSLVTWSGNARMIASAVRVGYTEVARIPEARSWEGRRWDSVQLAVLRRDWWPASTDG from the coding sequence ATGACTGATCTCGATCCCGCCACCCCTCGCCCCTCAGGGACGCGCGCGGACGCCCCGCCCCGGACCGACGTCGCGCTGCGCCCGGTGGCCGCCGACGACGCCGACTTCCTGTGGACCTGGATCCACGGCGCCGAGGACCCCGAGTGGAAGTCGTGGGACGCCCCCTACTTCCACGCCGCGGACACGGCCGCCCCGCCGAGCCGCGCGGACTTCGACGCCGACCACGCGCGCCGGCGCGTCGGCGACCCGGACGTCCGGGTCGTCACGGTGGACGGCACCCCCGTCGGTCTCGTGACCCGCACGGAGCAGCATCCGGCGGGCGCGGGCTGGTGGGAGCTCGGCATCCTGCTGTTCGACCCGACCACGTGGGGCCGCGGCGTCGGGCGGGCGGCGCTCACGCTGTGGTCGGACGCGTCGTTCGCGGAGACGGACGCGCACCTGCTGAGCCTGGTCACGTGGTCCGGCAACGCGCGGATGATCGCGTCGGCGGTCCGCGTCGGGTACACCGAGGTCGCCCGCATCCCCGAGGCGCGCTCCTGGGAGGGCCGGCGATGGGACTCGGTGCAACTCGCGGTGCTGCGGCGCGACTGGTGGCCGGCGTCGACGGACGGCTGA
- the purB gene encoding adenylosuccinate lyase, with amino-acid sequence MTSQPASTAHRRSLAEAGIALGPLDGRYRAAVEPLVEHLSEAALNRNRIHVEVEWFIHLAEHRVLPGLTPLTAEQQAGLRAIVTDFDAESVAELAATEKVTVHDVKAVEYFIADRLEGLGLGRLKPLVHFACTSEDINNLAYAVGVRDAVEQVWLPAARAAVATVSAMAAEAAETPMLSRTHGQPATPTTLGKEMAVFVHRLTRQTRRIAGQEYLGKINGATGTYAAHLAAAPDADWPALSRSFVEHLGLTWNPLTTQIESHDWQAELYADVARFNRILHGFCVDVWSYISIGYFAQIPVAGATGSSTMPHKVNPIRFENAEANLELSCALLDSLGATLVESRWQRDLTDSTSQRNIGVALGHSVLALTNVTKGMGQLQVAAPVLAEDLDTNWEVLGEAVQTVMRAEAIAGVEGMDNPYERLKELTRGHRVDGARMREFVQGLGLSEAAQARLLALTPAGYTGLAARLAAEFGGR; translated from the coding sequence ATGACCTCACAGCCCGCGTCCACCGCCCACCGCCGTTCCCTCGCCGAGGCCGGCATCGCCCTCGGCCCCCTGGACGGCCGCTACCGTGCGGCGGTGGAGCCGCTCGTGGAGCACCTGTCCGAGGCGGCGCTGAACCGCAACCGCATCCACGTGGAGGTCGAGTGGTTCATCCACCTGGCCGAGCACCGTGTGCTGCCGGGTCTGACGCCCCTCACGGCCGAGCAGCAGGCGGGCCTGCGGGCGATCGTCACGGACTTCGACGCGGAGTCCGTGGCCGAGCTGGCGGCCACCGAGAAGGTCACGGTGCACGACGTGAAGGCCGTCGAGTACTTCATCGCCGACCGCCTCGAGGGGCTGGGTCTGGGCCGGCTGAAGCCGCTCGTGCACTTCGCGTGCACCTCCGAGGACATCAACAACCTCGCCTACGCGGTGGGCGTGCGCGACGCCGTCGAGCAGGTCTGGCTGCCGGCCGCCCGCGCCGCCGTGGCCACCGTCTCCGCGATGGCCGCCGAGGCCGCCGAGACCCCCATGCTCTCCCGCACGCACGGCCAGCCGGCCACGCCCACCACGCTGGGCAAGGAGATGGCCGTGTTCGTGCACCGTCTGACCCGCCAGACCCGGCGCATCGCCGGCCAGGAGTACCTGGGCAAGATCAACGGCGCCACCGGCACCTACGCCGCCCACCTCGCCGCCGCCCCGGACGCGGACTGGCCGGCCCTGTCCCGGTCCTTCGTGGAGCACCTCGGCCTCACCTGGAACCCGCTGACCACCCAGATCGAGTCCCACGACTGGCAGGCGGAGCTGTACGCCGACGTCGCGCGCTTCAACCGGATCCTCCACGGCTTCTGCGTGGACGTGTGGAGCTACATCTCCATCGGCTACTTCGCGCAGATCCCCGTGGCCGGTGCGACCGGCTCCTCCACCATGCCGCACAAGGTGAACCCGATCCGCTTCGAGAACGCCGAGGCCAACCTCGAGCTCTCCTGCGCCCTGCTCGACTCGCTGGGCGCCACCCTCGTGGAGTCCCGTTGGCAGCGCGACCTCACGGACTCGACGTCGCAGCGCAACATCGGCGTGGCCCTCGGCCACTCGGTGCTCGCCCTGACCAACGTCACCAAGGGCATGGGCCAGCTCCAGGTCGCCGCGCCCGTACTGGCGGAGGACCTCGACACGAACTGGGAGGTGCTCGGCGAGGCCGTCCAGACCGTGATGCGTGCCGAGGCGATCGCCGGCGTCGAGGGCATGGACAACCCCTACGAGCGCCTCAAGGAGCTGACCCGCGGCCACCGCGTGGACGGGGCGCGCATGCGCGAGTTCGTGCAGGGCCTCGGCCTGTCGGAGGCGGCCCAGGCGCGCCTGCTCGCCCTCACGCCCGCCGGCTACACGGGCCTCGCGGCGCGCCTGGCCGCCGAGTTCGGCGGGCGCTGA
- a CDS encoding ATP-binding protein — protein sequence MRDPVPCPDQPNSPFTPGYGRRPLVFGGHEDLLRDMGRVFQDHDFGENQSVLLSGLRGAGKTSMLQRIEDLARDAGWLVISEDASAGLQRRLVESTLPDVVNSLPRQTKRELKELGLWHFSAAWEVTERPSRPLMRNDLVTVAQHAGVRGILITIDEVSSGKTRLREVSAVAREISHAISRGADIVVAFAGIKVDLDELVRQEHTTFLRRSRTADFHRLSPKETRHVLAETARLGGREFTAEALEMLIAAAQGYPYLVQLLGDYAWRHRPNQPRIDLSAAEAARARGLQAVMDRVLSKVFNDLSAKDQEFLRAMAVDEERSRIGDITARLGSYSQYVNQYRNRLIDSGYVQPDGHGYLRFALPYLGAYIRSLTDRGPASAPDDDWSAYPPPLT from the coding sequence ATGCGCGATCCCGTGCCCTGCCCAGACCAGCCGAACAGCCCCTTCACGCCGGGGTACGGGCGGCGTCCCCTCGTGTTCGGCGGCCACGAAGACCTGCTCCGCGACATGGGCAGAGTTTTCCAAGACCATGACTTCGGCGAGAACCAGTCCGTCCTCCTGTCCGGGCTGAGGGGCGCCGGAAAGACCTCCATGCTGCAGCGGATCGAAGACCTCGCCCGAGATGCTGGTTGGCTCGTGATCAGCGAGGATGCCAGCGCGGGCCTCCAACGCCGGCTGGTGGAGAGCACGTTGCCAGACGTCGTGAATTCCCTACCCCGGCAGACCAAACGTGAGCTCAAGGAACTGGGGCTCTGGCACTTCTCCGCCGCGTGGGAGGTCACAGAGCGTCCCTCTCGTCCACTCATGCGCAATGATCTGGTGACCGTTGCCCAACATGCCGGGGTGCGCGGAATCCTCATCACGATCGACGAGGTCTCCTCGGGCAAGACGCGCCTGCGAGAGGTCAGCGCCGTCGCACGGGAGATCTCCCATGCCATCAGCCGCGGAGCAGACATCGTCGTGGCATTCGCCGGCATCAAGGTCGACCTCGACGAACTCGTACGGCAGGAGCACACGACCTTTCTCCGCCGCTCCCGGACCGCCGACTTCCACCGACTTTCTCCGAAGGAGACCCGCCACGTCCTCGCGGAGACGGCACGCCTCGGCGGCCGGGAGTTCACCGCAGAAGCCCTGGAGATGCTGATCGCCGCGGCCCAGGGCTACCCCTACCTCGTCCAGCTGCTGGGCGACTACGCGTGGCGACACCGGCCGAACCAGCCCCGGATCGACCTGTCTGCCGCCGAGGCAGCCCGCGCCCGGGGGCTGCAGGCGGTGATGGACCGCGTGCTGTCAAAGGTCTTCAACGACCTCTCCGCCAAGGATCAGGAGTTCCTCCGCGCCATGGCTGTCGACGAGGAGCGATCCCGCATCGGCGACATCACCGCGCGCCTCGGCTCCTACAGCCAGTATGTGAATCAGTATCGGAACCGACTCATCGACAGCGGCTACGTGCAACCGGACGGACACGGGTACCTCCGCTTCGCCCTTCCCTACCTCGGCGCCTACATCCGCTCTCTGACCGACAGGGGCCCGGCGTCGGCTCCGGACGACGACTGGAGCGCCTACCCGCCTCCCCTGACATGA